Proteins encoded by one window of Mycoplasma capricolum subsp. capricolum ATCC 27343:
- a CDS encoding DUF2779 domain-containing protein — protein MSSIFKINISKEIFKIANLKCIKIAWILHNINNFKKAVEWNKNKEYFFNIDHDLESEDDFSSDATSINLFEEYTNTELKTEQEKNEFKQKWESFFNSDDGFNLDEFKGDAIEDGLEFGQQVIQYFDLKQIKEYPDKLTKDFNDTANIYDAVNQTKELLKNHQDEYIYLYEPAFEFDNYNLKVKCDVLKLNGNNHVEIIEAKATSKVKKEHFWDLAYQVYVLEKNGYIVDNIAIARLNKNYLRDYDTSIDFDLKTSIDEFVKKYENISFDEAKNIVDNINYLDLGFKDIDEIDDLDLNKLIEIDYFTYGQSRTRNTLFEDYKNLISVVDLDELFLKIAYMLRLDQNQIIEIFKNDSCYLHYDKKAKNWIKWTREISDYKACQHVLNWFDEKAPNFWHFGGAKQTQKAFLIRHLHSPYFKDYNSLLDSEITNLLNDQYDKFINYKYNRIFEISKLDDQIKSDPSLMIDNNYFYILKQVMNKYKTLPIYMYDFETVKFAVPKYNKVNPYYQIPFQYSIDIIHDKNYDYNNPDSMIHYDFLANDYQDPRKEFIINFLKDIFSNKKGVYVAYNDAFEKSVLKRIAFLFPKLAIPILYIVNNTIDLMDFFKGIKQDSSIDVNFRPWFLIANKNFYGSYSIKKTQPALDSSFTYKNLTINNGSKASETFRRFLEQRIEKNVWDNLIRKDMIKYCNRDTLAMVVILKKVDEIIKIWEAKHGK, from the coding sequence ATGAGTAGTATTTTTAAAATTAATATTTCTAAAGAAATTTTTAAAATTGCTAATTTAAAATGTATTAAAATTGCTTGGATTTTACATAATATAAATAACTTTAAAAAAGCTGTTGAATGAAATAAGAACAAAGAGTATTTTTTTAATATTGATCACGACTTAGAATCTGAAGATGATTTTTCAAGTGATGCTACTAGTATTAATTTATTTGAAGAATATACAAATACAGAATTAAAAACTGAACAAGAAAAAAACGAATTTAAACAAAAATGAGAAAGTTTTTTTAATAGTGATGATGGGTTTAATCTTGATGAGTTTAAAGGTGATGCTATTGAAGATGGATTAGAATTTGGTCAACAAGTAATCCAATATTTTGACTTAAAACAAATTAAAGAATATCCAGACAAACTAACTAAAGACTTTAACGACACAGCAAATATATATGATGCAGTAAATCAAACTAAAGAGTTGTTAAAAAATCATCAAGATGAATATATTTATTTATATGAACCAGCTTTTGAATTTGATAATTATAATTTAAAAGTTAAATGCGATGTTTTAAAGTTAAATGGTAATAATCATGTTGAAATAATTGAAGCAAAAGCTACTAGCAAAGTTAAAAAAGAACATTTTTGAGACTTAGCTTATCAAGTGTATGTTTTAGAAAAAAATGGTTATATTGTTGATAATATTGCAATTGCTAGATTAAATAAAAATTATTTAAGAGATTATGATACTAGTATTGATTTTGATTTAAAAACAAGTATTGATGAATTTGTAAAAAAATATGAAAATATTAGCTTTGATGAAGCTAAAAATATTGTTGATAATATTAATTATTTAGATTTAGGATTTAAAGATATAGATGAAATTGATGATTTAGATTTAAACAAATTAATTGAAATTGATTATTTTACTTATGGTCAATCTAGAACTAGAAATACATTATTTGAAGATTATAAAAATTTAATTAGTGTTGTTGATTTAGACGAATTATTTTTAAAAATTGCCTATATGTTAAGACTTGATCAAAATCAAATTATAGAAATTTTTAAAAATGATTCTTGTTATTTACATTATGATAAAAAAGCTAAAAATTGAATTAAGTGAACTAGAGAAATTTCAGATTATAAAGCTTGTCAACACGTATTAAATTGATTTGATGAAAAAGCTCCTAATTTTTGACATTTTGGGGGAGCTAAACAAACACAAAAAGCTTTTTTAATTAGACATTTACACTCACCATATTTTAAAGACTATAATTCATTATTAGATAGTGAAATTACTAATTTATTAAATGATCAATATGATAAATTTATTAATTATAAATATAATCGTATTTTTGAAATTAGTAAATTAGATGATCAAATTAAATCAGATCCATCATTAATGATTGATAATAATTATTTTTATATTTTAAAACAAGTAATGAATAAGTATAAAACATTACCAATTTATATGTATGATTTTGAAACAGTTAAATTTGCTGTACCAAAATATAATAAAGTTAATCCTTATTATCAAATTCCTTTTCAATATTCAATTGATATAATTCATGATAAAAACTATGATTATAATAATCCAGATAGTATGATTCATTATGATTTTTTAGCAAATGATTATCAAGATCCAAGAAAAGAATTTATTATTAATTTTTTAAAAGATATTTTTAGTAATAAAAAAGGTGTTTATGTTGCTTATAATGATGCTTTTGAAAAATCTGTTTTAAAAAGAATTGCTTTTTTATTTCCAAAATTAGCGATTCCAATTTTATATATTGTTAATAATACAATTGATTTAATGGACTTTTTTAAAGGTATAAAACAAGATAGTAGTATTGATGTTAATTTTAGACCTTGATTTTTAATTGCAAATAAAAATTTTTATGGCTCTTATTCTATTAAAAAAACTCAACCTGCTTTAGATTCTAGTTTTACTTATAAAAATTTAACAATTAATAATGGAAGTAAGGCAAGTGAAACATTTAGAAGATTTTTAGAACAAAGAATTGAAAAAAATGTTTGAGATAATTTAATTAGAAAAGATATGATTAAATATTGTAATAGAGATACTTTAGCTATGGTAGTAATATTAAAAAAAGTAGATGAAATAATAAAAATATGAGAGGCTAAACATGGAAAATAA
- the fmt gene encoding methionyl-tRNA formyltransferase, translating to MENKIKVVFCGTPKIGADVLKALIEMNEVEVVLVISQPDKPIGRKKQIVYTPVKKLALENNLKVVQPNKIGEIYDDLAKLEFDFLITCAFGQFIPTKILKLAKTDSINFHGSLLPKLRGGAPIQYAIKNGDKKTGITIMQMVKQMDAGDYYVQESIDILDSDDSGSLFEKMGQLAYSMCKKYLVDIYNHKFELIKQNENEVTFCKNISSEEEKIDWNNTSLDIFNLIRSLSPSPISYTTINSQRYKIKSSKIINLDNQNKNVAPGTIIDINRQGIVVKTLDSSLLILEIQKEGKKMILASNYYLNKLSDLKISDKFD from the coding sequence ATGGAAAATAAAATTAAAGTTGTGTTTTGCGGAACTCCAAAAATTGGAGCTGATGTTTTAAAAGCTTTAATTGAAATGAATGAAGTTGAAGTTGTTTTAGTAATTAGTCAACCAGACAAACCAATTGGTAGAAAAAAACAAATAGTTTATACACCAGTTAAAAAATTAGCTTTAGAAAATAATTTAAAGGTTGTTCAACCAAATAAAATTGGTGAAATTTATGATGATTTAGCTAAATTAGAGTTTGATTTTTTAATTACTTGTGCTTTTGGTCAGTTTATTCCAACTAAAATTTTAAAATTAGCAAAAACTGATTCAATTAATTTTCACGGTAGTTTATTACCAAAATTAAGAGGGGGAGCTCCTATTCAATATGCTATTAAAAATGGAGATAAAAAAACTGGTATTACAATTATGCAAATGGTTAAGCAAATGGATGCTGGTGATTATTATGTTCAAGAAAGTATTGATATTTTAGATAGTGATGATTCTGGTAGTTTGTTTGAAAAAATGGGTCAATTAGCTTATAGTATGTGCAAAAAATATTTAGTAGATATTTATAATCATAAGTTTGAGTTAATTAAACAAAATGAAAATGAAGTAACTTTTTGTAAAAATATTTCTAGTGAAGAAGAAAAAATTGACTGAAATAATACTAGTTTAGATATTTTTAATTTAATTAGATCATTATCACCAAGTCCTATTTCATATACAACTATTAATAGTCAAAGATATAAAATTAAAAGTTCTAAAATAATTAATTTAGATAATCAAAATAAAAATGTTGCTCCTGGAACTATTATTGATATTAATAGGCAAGGAATAGTTGTTAAAACTTTAGATAGTAGTTTATTAATTTTAGAAATTCAAAAAGAAGGTAAA
- a CDS encoding membrane protein: MQTSTILMIVLLVFVIGFVIWSTITGKKANKKEKEKRYNQVRSKIKEYILKNEHKKNLRIEFEKVYARKGAEYKYRDVFDVIVQLIEPKTQKVIETRAYEVEGLTTKINKSQYNTEWIVNNQIDLEETKKRIAIGEKTIKLTKAEKQKLRQLEKMQAKKLAQEEKEQLKKAKEKQKTQKGSLDIYQERKLNISNKKFVPSRSKSN; this comes from the coding sequence ATGCAAACATCTACAATTTTGATGATTGTGCTTTTAGTTTTTGTTATAGGATTTGTGATTTGAAGCACTATTACAGGTAAAAAAGCAAATAAAAAAGAAAAAGAAAAAAGATATAATCAAGTAAGAAGTAAAATTAAAGAATACATTTTAAAAAATGAACATAAAAAAAATTTAAGAATTGAATTTGAAAAAGTGTATGCTAGAAAAGGTGCTGAATATAAGTATCGTGATGTTTTTGATGTAATTGTTCAATTAATTGAACCAAAAACTCAAAAAGTAATTGAAACAAGAGCTTATGAAGTTGAAGGTTTGACTACTAAAATCAATAAATCACAATACAACACAGAATGAATAGTTAATAATCAAATTGATTTAGAAGAAACTAAAAAAAGAATTGCAATTGGAGAAAAAACTATTAAATTAACTAAAGCTGAAAAACAAAAATTAAGACAACTTGAAAAAATGCAAGCTAAAAAACTTGCTCAAGAAGAAAAAGAGCAATTAAAAAAAGCAAAGGAAAAACAAAAAACTCAAAAAGGTTCATTAGATATTTATCAAGAAAGAAAGTTAAATATTTCTAATAAAAAGTTTGTTCCTTCAAGATCTAAAAGTAATTAA